Proteins from a single region of Hordeum vulgare subsp. vulgare chromosome 6H, MorexV3_pseudomolecules_assembly, whole genome shotgun sequence:
- the LOC123406369 gene encoding F-box protein PP2-B10-like produces MEEACEIARLPEELVSAALAHTSPRDACRAAAVSPAFRAAADSDDVWARFLPPGGLPPLADGEVAVPAPPSSKKELFLRLSAGPALLQDRLVSVWLDRETGAKCYMLSARNLFIVWGDTPQYWTWIPLEDSRFSEGAQLMSVCWFEIRGKIHSKMLSQNTTYAAYMVFKTTDNFYGLDFPVQEASISAGATNSTRKVCLQGNDDDGGGEGGVPENYLPMIPFPVRRLRRRNRRVVSHEENATFPQQRTDGWMELELGEFLNEGGGDDGEVSISLVETKGGNWKSGLIVQGIEIRRKKSG; encoded by the exons ATGGAGGAGGCCTGCGAGATCGCGCGCCTGCCGGAGGAGCTCGTCTCGGCGGCGCTGGCCCACACGTCCCCGCGCGATGCCTGCCGGGCCGCCGCGGTGTCCCCGGCCTTCCGCGCCGCGGCCGACTCCGACGACGTCTGGGCCCGCTTCCTGCCCCCCGGCGGCCTCCCGCCGCTCGCCGACGGGGAGGTCGCCGTCCCCGCCCCGCCATCCTCCAAGAAGGAGCTCTTCCTCCGCCTCTCCGCCGGCCCCGCCCTCCTCCAGGACAGGCTCGTG AGCGTGTGGCTGGACAGGGAGACCGGCGCCAAGTGCTACATGCTGTCCGCCAGGAACCTCTTCATCGTGTGGGGTGACACGCCGCAGTACTGGACCTGGATCCCGCTCGAGGACTCCAG GTTCTCCGAAGGTGCTCAACTCATGAGTGTTTGCTGGTTCGAGATCCGCGGGAAGATACATAGCAAGATGCTCTCCCAGAACACAACCTATGCCGCCTACATGGTCTTCAAGACGACCGATAATTTCTACGGGCTGGATTTTCCGGTCCAGGAGGCATCAATCAGCGCCGGAGCAACCAACTCAACCCGCAAGGTTTGCCTCCAAggcaacgacgacgatggcggcGGCGAGGGTGGGGTGCCCGAGAATTACCTGCCCATGATTCCATTTCCAGTGCGAAGACTCAGGAGAAGGAACCGCCGCGTAGTTTCGCACGAAGAGAATGCCACGTTCCCTCAGCAAAGGACCGACGGGTGGATGGAGCTGGAGCTGGGCGAGTTCCTCAACgaggggggcggcgacgacggcgaggtgtCCATCAGCCTGGTGGAGACGAAAGGCGGGAACTGGAAGAGCGGCCTCATCGTGCAGGGCATCGAGATCAGACGCAAGAAATCGGGCTGA